From Odontesthes bonariensis isolate fOdoBon6 chromosome 21, fOdoBon6.hap1, whole genome shotgun sequence, a single genomic window includes:
- the asphd1 gene encoding aspartate beta-hydroxylase domain-containing protein 2 — translation MHWSMNTIPLPQCVELGVHSLSGLLWTLLLLFLWHCYRIGSDLPISGHTHAGKLKSSSRRSMISRSGSCIGAKGSARSKLSRSDQISPFISMETVEDEEQGQDYLTPVLSHALFPAQASAEAKKLYTALQEYAKRYSWVGMGRIHKGLREQVRLSDLSGIQKPHLFFLPDVPSVPFFPRDAHRHDIEVLEASYPIILAEFQAVYQRGIDSKLGWTSQGPKGQAVFPLYSAGVCVTGNCRSCPRTYRRLLTLRTFINSNSLGSAGFWLLGPGATLGSSYGHTNTRLRCHLGLQTPSSCELVVGGEPQCWSEGHCLLVDDSFLHTVSHKGPPESGPRVILSVDLWHPNVAAAERQALDFMFNPDL, via the exons ATGCATTGGTCAATGAACACAATCCCTTTGCCTCAGTGCGTTGAGCTGGGTGTCCATTCACTGAGTGGCCTTCTGTggactctgctgctcctgtttCTGTGGCACTGTTATCGGATTGGCTCTGATCTGCCAATCTCAGGCCATACGCACGCTGGAAAGCTCAAGTCAAGCTCAAGGCGGTCCATGATTTCCAGAAGTGGTAGCTGCATTGGAGCAAAGGGCAGTGCACGATCCAAGCTGTCCAGGAGTGATCAAATTAGCCCTTTTATTTCCATGGAAACAgtggaggatgaggagcagggACAAGACTACCTCACCCCAGTGCTGAGTCATGCCTTGTTCCCTGCTCAGGCATCAGCAGAAGCCAAAAAGCTTTACACAGCACTGCAAGAGTATGCCAAACGTTACAGTTGGGTGGGAATGGGCCGCATTCATAAAGGTCTCCGTGAGCAG GTCAGACTCAGTGATCTATCTGGTATACAGAAGCCCCATCTTTTCTTCCTGCCAGACGTCCCAAGTGTTCCTTTTTTCCCACGTGATGCTCATCGACATGATATTGAAGTCTTGGAAGCCAGCTACCCTATAATATTGGCTGAATTCCAGGCTGTCTACCAGCGGGGCATTGACTCAAAGTTAGGTTGGACCTCTCAGGGACCAAAG GGCCAGGCAGTGTTTCCCTTGTACAGTGCAGGAGTCTGCGTGACAGGAAACTGTCGCTCCTGTCCCCGCACCTACCGCAGACTTCTTACTCTGCGAACATTCATAAACAGCAACTCGCTGGGATCTGCAGGATTTTGGCTGCTTGGGCCGGGAGCTACGTTGGGGAGCTCATATGGACACACCAACACACGCCTACGTTGTCATCtcg GTCTGCAGACTCCTTCTTCGTGTGAGCTGGTGGTGGGAGGGGAGCCTCAGTGCTGGTCAGAAGGACACTGTCTCCTTGTCGATGACTCCTTCCTTCACACCGTTTCCCACAAAG GTCCTCCAGAATCTGGTCCCAGAGTCATTCTGAGTGTGGACCTCTGGCATCCAAATGTGGCTGCAGCAGAGAGACAAGCTTTGGACTTCATGTTCAACCCCGACCTCTGA